The nucleotide window CTCCTCAGGTTCTAAATTTCGAAGACTTATATCTTCATCCAAGTGAAAGTGCTCTGCCTTAACAATATCATCTAACCGAGCTCTGTATCACACGGTTGGTTCTGCCAAGCTGCATGtgaattttatcaataaatattcaaCAACACATAGTATTTATTATTATACTGAAAAGCAGACAAGTGGAAATTGCGAGAAGTCCCAGGAAAGTATAAAAGAGGAATAGAAGTTTATGAAGAGAATTTCTCCAGACCACATAAATATACTGCAATAGAAAGATGTATGTACACAGGAAGCACCTAAAAACTCACCAAAAACTAAAAAGctattaactttttatttatttttttaatttcttcagccaGCTAACATAAGACAAGGGTCTCTACCATTACATCTACCCTCCTCCCCATTAAATAAGTAGACGTGACTGACCCTCCACATGTATACCATGAAAATGAAATGTCTGTAACCAGCCTTTGAAAATGTACCTTTCATGCCTACATTAAGCATGACTTCAGTTGTGGTAACCTTATAATGGCCACCACAGGTATCTGGTGTTCATCCAGGGAGCTTTTCTTATTAGTATATTATTATGAAATGAACGGAAGCAGGGTCTCAGTTAAAAAGACTTCATTTTCCTCCCTTTGCTGCTCACATGTTTTCACAGGTATGGAAGTTATTGCTCAGATCATTCCAAATAAAGGACTTCCGGCAGGAGGAGTGCTACAATACACGGTATCCGTGATCCTGGAGCTTCAGCCAGATACGTAAGGTAGTTGTATTTGAATTCATGTTTTTCTGTGCTATATTCTTTCTATACAAAACAGTGAGTTCTTTCTTAACGACTTTTGACAAATCGTCCAACAGCCTCCATTCACTTCATAGATATTATCATAATAAATTACTGTTTTTAACCAAAACCCATTTTGTCTATTTTAGAGTAACAATAGTCGACTACTATTTATATAAAAACCCCGTCACAACATCCTTTACAATTTTCAAAAAGCTTATTACATCTTTATTACTGTTACTGCTGCATCATGGTGTgctatgatatgaaccttcctggcagcttaaaactgtgtgccaggccgttACATAGAcgtgggacctttgtctttcacagacAAAGTGCTTTATATTTATGTGCTTTCAATGTTGCCAAATAAGTTTTGATATGAAAAAGCAGTCACTTCATTGAGTCATTTCCCCCAGCTGTGGTTCCTTGAAAGTATATATAATTCTTggttagttttttatttattctaaaATGTTTCATGCTCTACTAACAGCCATTGACCTACGACATTCATTTGCGTGTCAGTTACATTATCTATCCTATGAACTTGGGCATAATTTTATTAACACTGTAGTCTCTCTCTTATATACAAAATGTAAACTTTTTGTAATAGAATTTCCACCATTTGCATGTTTTGATATTAATTCATTTCACGCTGTAGCAGTTTTGGTGTAATAACCATTACATTTTGTTGTCTTGCGCCTTTGCACTTGATTATGACTATCTGCAGGTGAAATCATGATAGTGTGAAATATATTAATATTAAAACTTAgtcaattttaaacattttgttaaGAAAAACACATTAAAATGTAAACTATTTTGGAATGTCTGTGCACACACTAGTCTCTGTTTGGAGTCACCATTTTGTTTTACTAATTGTGTGCAGAAATATTCTGCTGTATCTACAACCAATTTATAATCTATTTTAAATCAAATGTGCCCCTTTCTACACTATGCAACATTCATTAGGTAATGTTATACCCACTTTTATACCAATCTTAAAATTAGTCCTCTCTTCATATCTGAACGACATTTTTGACCTCCTCATACCTGTTATTCTATCTTCCAAGGTTATCCTAACCCAAATCTTCCAATTATGCAGAGCAGTTTTTTTCCTGCTTTTGTTCTGAACTCAAAATCCACTTCTATATACTGTCACCATTTCTTTGGCAGTACCTCCAACACTTACACGAGACACCAGTAACATTCTCACTTTGATTTCTGCAAAATACTTTATCACAAAGTTGCCCTTTCATCATTAACTTTGGAAATTCAGACATAGATTATTAGTCGTTCCCCATGACCATCAAACAATTATTGAGTTCTCGGTTGAGTAAATTTTGAATATCAATTTACCATCCCTTACATCTCTCTATATATTTACCTccctctacatacatactctgaaagccaccATACGGTGAATGGCAGAGGGTGCCCTGGACCTCTACTAGtagtttccattcctgttccactcgcaaatagagcaagagaaaaaaaaagactgtctctatgcctccgtacgagccctagtatgtcatttcatcatcatggtccttacacaaaatgtatgttggtggcagtagaattgttctgcagtttacttcaaatgtcagttctctacattttctctgtAGTGTTGCTTGAaaggaatgtcaccttccctccagggaatcccatttcatttcccaaagcatctccattgTGAATGTACCGGTAACAAACGTAAtaacctgcctctgaattgctttgttaTCTTCCCCTATCTGACCTTGTGCAGATTCCAAACACTTGAGGAGTActgaagaatgggttgcactagtgtcgtatatgcggtctcctttaaagatCCCAATAAATCAAAGCTGACCATTCACCTTCCGTACCACAAACCTCTCACACGCTCTTTCCATTTTGTATCGCTTTGCtatgttacgtctagatatttaaccaATGTGACTATGTCGAGCACCACACAACTAATGCCGTATTCTCACATTAtaggtttttctacatttagagcattgCCACTCATCAGACCAACTTGAAATTTTTTCTAAGTTGTTTTGGATGcttctacaatcactcaactttgacaccttcccgtacaccatagcatcatcagcaaaggacCACAGATGGGTGCCCACCCTATCATTCTATCATTTGTgtctatagaaaataatagcggtattATCACTCTCCCGTGGCACTCCTGTTCATATCCTCCTCTCTGGTGAAtgttcgccgtcgaggacagcgtactgggttctgttactaaaGAAGCCTTTGAGCATCCGGATGGCTGGGAACCTGTTCCGTATGTCGTACCGCCCTGCCAGAGGAACTTTGTGACCAAAGCTCTATATCTTGCTATAGCGCCAGTCAATCCGTTCCTACTCAGTGAGGGGACAACCTTGAAGTGAAGTGCATTTCCTTTTAGTATAATATGTTACTGTATGCCATTCACAAATAGAGGGGGGTGATAATACTTCTGGTAACACAAGGTAGCTTGCAAAGTATCAGTGAATATGTACACAGTCACCGTCTGTTGTATTTTCCGTGCTATTCAAAAAAATAAAGCATCTTAGGCGCTGCCATCTTTCCAAATTCCAGCCATCGTAAAACTTTTATTGGCAAAAATTTTAATACTGGAGTGATAGATTTTACTTTCTGCTTAGCATACTAAAACAAGAACAGCTGAAGTTGTTAAAATAACAAATGGAAATGCAGCCGAGTGGCGTGTCTGACAAGTTCAGATATTTTGACCCCGTCATTTTCGAGCCACAAATGCACCAAAGAAACACTGTGCGAGGGAATTCGAAACCTCAGTTTGCAGAGCATATCTGGAAAGATAACACATATCCAAAACACTAGCACCACCACACACCAAAAGATAATCGATGCCAGAAATGACTGATAACGAATATTAACGACAgacaggtgaggtagcattaagTCTGTACCTCTGTTTTTCGCAAAGTCGGGAGCACAGAATGTATACAAAAACCTCCATCTCTGCAAgttcacttgctaatttaatttccaactgcttccttaataacactatcccaacagcTGGAAATGCATGCCAGTCTCTCTCTGGTGTCGCATTCCGTACGGTGACTGGTGCCACGACAATGTTTTGCAGTAGCAACTTTGCTCAGCTTCAGTGTGTGTGTCAGTCACTTATGCACAGAACACTGGTCCGGTGTGGTCTTAACGGACTtgtcacaactgcaaggaatacaaatGACAACTGCCTTCTGCAAACCGTGATCATCCTTTCTGGCATGACAGAGCTAATGATGCCTTACCTGTTGGTAATTAATATTCACCATTGATAATTTCTGACATcagttatctttggttgtgtggtggtgctagtgtttacagtgtatatGAATTGTGTGTCCAGATATGTTCTCCAAACAGAGGTTTCAAAATCCCTTGCACAGCATTTCTGTGCAGTGTTTGTGCCTAGAAGACAAGGTCTGCACCTGTCAAAATATCGGCAGTTGTCAACTGCATTCCCGTAAATATCTTATATGCCAGGAAAAGCTCGTGTTTCAGCTGAGGAACTGTTTTGCGACTCGGAAAATTTTTCCCGCAATTCGAGTTGCCTTACAGGGGATATTTTTGTTAACTATTGGAAAGATGACTAACTGTTTTGCAACAGATCGGAAGGTAAGTAGGAAGGAAACGAGTTAAAGCTCCGAGTGTCTATCAATGCGTAAGTAAGGGGAACATCCATTACTGTCCAATTACGTGATATATCTAGAAGTGTGTGTGGAGCCACTAcaagtggaataaccacataaaactaattgaaaAACACATTCATTGGAGAATGTAACGCATCAGAGGGGGTCCTCTTCTGACTCCCTTAAGAATATTGTTCCTCAAGTCTGGGTAGGATTGATACGAGATTGAGAAGATTGACAGAGAAGCAGTGTTTCATCACAGGTCTGTTAAGTGAGGAAGACTGCATCACAAAGAGCTGTAATGTCAATACTACAAGAAGAAGTGAGCAACATTTGCTTTGCAAAATAAGAGAGACTGGAGCTTGTCTAGAAGCTTAATGACAGTTGCTCCTCCCACGTGCCATTTGCAAATGGAATACAGAATGATAGCAGTACCACAAGTTCTCTCCACCGAGCACCACATATACGTAAATGTGTAAAGATAAAAGTCACCGTACAGAAGGAACGTCGAGTCACAGACAGCACAATAGAGAGACTGCTATACATCTGAGCTTTCTGACAGAATGCCTTGTTctaaaacagaaaacacacacgaCCTCTGGTTACAGAGGCCGGAATGTGCACAACTGCGCCTGATGGGAGACTTAATCTGTGGACACTTGGGTTAATGAATATGCCAGGGTGGCCAGAGACATTGGTCAtgtgtgtgcattttctacttTAGAAGGAGGCCTTTGGCAGAAGTTCACGTGTATAGCAGTCTGTGtggtgcctgcctgcaactcaatgaCCCCTTTGTAATGGCGAGTAGCAATTTATCCCTCTTGTCTTTATTCCATCCTGATTTTTCTGTTTGCTTGTATAAAAGTAAAATTATACAAGTTACAGATTTAATTTTGGAAGTTGGTGACGCAATGTCGTGAAGTTAAGAGAAAGCAGATAATCCCGTTGTCATCGTATATGTTGTGACTAGTCACAGTATCAGTTATATTCGTCACTAGTATTACTAGTAGATAAAATAATTCGTCGTATCCTCAAACTGCGATACAATGGAATCTCAGATGTAATGGATACAGAGCATACCACACCAACTTGTGGTGGCAAAGTGTATGgaggaggaaaaaagaaaagaccacaaagattctGCTACAAAATCTTGAATAACATGTAGAGATGGACCCATAATGTGCAGCAAAGAAAATTcaaatctcttgtcaatataatGATCATTAGAGGTGACGCATTTTACTCAGTTTCAACAAGccttgtaaggggggggggggagagagatcctGTGGTAGCCTAGTTTGAGGGACTACCTTGGTACTCATCTGAACAGTTTATACAGGGTATTAGAagtattccacatttttagatgtggtagcatggaccaaatcCATGAAAAAATCTGCagtgaagtgcataccttaagagatgtgGGTACATGGTcatcttcatcttcgctactatgaaatgTCTGCTGCATGATCTTTGCTATTAAGAAGAGCTACAGAATGgtgtaaacaaatgagaacacattctattactgtgaaacagcagagaTTATAATGTTACCTGCTTGCTGTTACATATGACCTGCATTTGTGAATCATTGCTATAATAAGACACTAAATTGGTGTCCAACATCTGACCTCCCAAAGACCTTCTaaagtagaaacacacacacacacacacacacacacacacacacacacacacacacacacacacacacacacacacacacacaaccatcatCTCTAGCCACCCTAGCATATTTGATGTTGTTCTGTCCATCTGAGGCAGTCACACACTCAGTGAAAAACTAGTTTGCTCACAACTGTGCTGGCAGATACTCAGATACTAATGACACGTTCCTGTAATGTGTGTACATCATTAACATGGCTCGGGTACTGTGAGATGTTCTCGGGCATTTCTGAAATAATGGACTGGTGCTTCATCATGCACACATTACATCTCCAGTTGTCTGAATGAAATTTCGTATACTGGGACAAGCGAGCTGTTTGATAGGAACTGGCAATACTGGATACAGGACCCATCAGCATGTACGGTAGAATGTAAGCTCCTAATAGCTTATCGTCAATAATTCCTACCTGTACATCAACTGAGAATTGGCACAGACACCTTGCTGCTTCAACTGCAGGATGATTTGCATCAGCCCACACCGCGTTTCTGAAAATTGACAATCCTATCTAGTGTAAAACCAGCTTTGTCGGTGAAACGTGTCTTGTCGTGGAAAGTTTATCTTCACCACATCTTTGCAACAGTGATTGACAGAACTGCATTCTAGCAATCTTGTGGGCAAAGGGCACACAATATGGCTACATTAATTGTTCACACAGGGTCACGTAGACTACAGGATGAAAAATCTTGATAGAtgctgaaattctatgtaccgtacTCTACTAGTTCCAAGGTCTAGAATAACACACTTTCATTATGCTGGTAAGAACAAACATAAAAGCTACAgtgtaaaagcatttcacaaactgGTTCCATAAGGACTAATGTATGTGGTGCACTTACCCAGAACTGAGTACGATTTACAGGTGTTCATGCATGCTGTATCCATGGACAATAATAGAGGAATATATACTTGTGTGTGTACTGTATTCTGTACGTCATTCACAGTAGCAAACAGATGGCAATAGAAGGGACGTGTTTCGTAGTAACAAAGATGACAGagttctcatagctcttacagGTATACATTGTAGAACCCGCATTTAAAACTGTCAAGTAGACTCGTTTCCAGTGGTGGAGCATGTGCCATTACAGTGGCAGTTGTCAGACACACAGCTGAAGTTTCTGCTGCCGACAATCGGGTATCGAGTTGCCAGCACAGCCTCTGACTCTTCATGCTGTTGGACAGTTGTAATATTTCAGTGACATTTCTTCCACTATTTAGACACTGCCCATAAAAACTTAACCTCGTACACATCCGCAGCACGCGCCCCGTCCTCAAAGGAGTTCGTAACGTGCCGCACTTTGCAGAAGTCGGCCAGCAACTGACACTGCAGGTACTTTCCCATTTGGTTGCTGACTGCAGTTTATCTCCTGCCCACCTTTCATTCATTTATTAGTTGTCCCGGCTCGACATATCAATTTTCAGGTGTAGCCACTCACTGTAAACATTTACAACCGAAGAAATTCCACTGCAAATGTGGCCAGAATGTCAGATGTATCCGATCGGTGAGAGATACCGTAGCTCAGTGACAGTGCACGAGGCAGATGTCTGGAGTTCGATCCCCAGTGTGTCTGAGACTCCTTTTTCTAACTCTTATTGCTttctcacttctgccagtggcctGATCTAAAGCTGCTATGTGATTCAGAGTCTACCGTAACAAGCTGGCACGTGTCTATAAGACGCCACCAGACTTCCATACTGTGAATGAATTTTAGTACAAGTGGGAAGAGACTACTCATTCTAAGTGAAATACTTATAAAATTGCATATTGTaggaacaaacaatggaaaattctggaTTAGTAGtcttgttgtgcctgcctgcaaaTCAACctatcattttcattatattgtcGGAACTTAAGACACACGAGTTCGGCAGTGAAATTAGGATAGCACCCGTGCACAATCAATCACTTGGTATGCTTTCACAGACAGTCATTTCCAATTGCAGGGCAAACCTCCCCCTCTCACCCCTGACTGGAACAACTTCACCATACCTTACAGTAGGACTTAATTACCTGGAAATGACTACATTCCATCCACAACAATCCTTCCCAGCCCTACTGCATCCATATGGCAGTCTTGTCACAGGCTTCATCTGAAAGTAAGTTATGTCATACACCTGTCTGACTACATAAATCTTCTGCAAAGTTTTACGCGGGTACAACTACTAGTCAGTTGTAAACCCAAACAAATGGTCACCTGTGAACTGATGCAGAGAGGGAAGTTGACAACCCTGCGGTAGAGCACACTGATCGGGATGATATGCTCGGCTTCAGGGCAATACACTATATTTATTAGGTAATATCTAATGAGatactttttgtatgtgtgtatatattaaAAGTAATTTCCAATGTAATTATTAAGGACTTATTATTAAAGCCTCAAGAAATACTTTGATTATTTTAGCTACAGTGTATTTCCTCTCTCATTACAAATCAATCATTATTACAATTTATCCTTCAAATGACTCAAAAATTTGACCAGTCACATTACAATATCATTTTCTTATTGCATTTTAAAAGTCTAAGAAAATCTATATTCAGGTGAAATTGATAATTACCAACAAATGTTCACTTGCAAACAAGAGacttaacattttaaaataaaaatatcagacaATTTATTCTatgcaaaataaaaatcaaaacaatTACAGCTGAGGCTTTACAATGATTCAGTGGCAAATAAGCTGCCACTGGCTGAGaaacaattttcttatttaaaaaaatcagtattgCACCACCAAGTGATAAAACATAGCACACTTAAACATCAGTAAATATTGTATAGGCTTTCTAAAAATATATCTACAGTACATATTTCGCATTAGCCATAGGTAGTGTTAAGTGCAGATAAAAAAGAATATCATTAAGATACTGAGGAAAAATTCACATTATTTATCCTCAGTCTGGGAAAGAAACCAAAGACAGTTGTACTGATATGCCAAATAAAAACAACTATTAATAAGTACTCTACAAAAACTAAGGAACAAACTGATTCCACGCTCGCAACACATATGAAAAGAATCGACGAATCGCACCGTAACTGTCGAATAATTCTCTTTTGTTCATTTTAGAAACTAACAAATGTGCATTACACTCCAGGTGTAGTCAAATACATGAtacagtgaaaaatctcattctgacaatgTTGTTATGGCCTCTGGGTTCTCTCCCAATACAGGAGTCCTTTTTTCAACATCTACTTATTTAACTTCAAGCTCTTTCTTGCAGGTTTCGAAGCTTTTGGACTAGCACTGTCGTGCTTCTTCAAGGCGGTGCTATGGGACAGTGGTGAACGCTTCGGGCTGCTTGCAGCAGTCCAGTTTTGGCTCTTCCTGCCTATTGGAGTTTTCGAAGGTGTCTTTAGTCCTGTGCGTTTCTTGTCTTCCGAACCAAGTTGCTGCATTAATTTTGGTGAACGTTTTGGGCCACTTGTGGCAGTCCAGTTTTGGCTCTTCCTGCCTACTGGAGTTTTCAGTGGAGTCTTCAGTCCTGTACGTTTCTTGTCTTCTGAACCAAGTTTCTGCATTAAATTTGGTGAACGGTTTGGGCCGCTTGAGGCAGTCCAGTTTTGGCTCTTCCTGCCTATTGGAGTTTTCAGTGGAGTCTTCAGTCCTGTGCGTTTCTTGTCTTCCAAATTAGGTTTTGACAACGGTAAAGACTTCCGCCTAACTGGTGTTTTTAAGGGACTCCTGTCAACAGAGTTAAGTTTTTGTACTGGGCAGTGCACATTTGGTGTTGCTTTTGGAGAAATTCTCTTCCCATTACTTTTCAGTAAAACAGTTTTCTCAGGCCCTGATGCAACACTGCCGCGGACGTCCATCAACTTAGGTGTTTTTCTTTTCTCGATAGTGTGTGGATTATTTTTCATCTGCTTTGGGGTTTTTACTGCTTTAGGGGACACTTTTCTAACAGCACTATCTGCAACGGGAGTGGGCGTAACACCGTCCAAAATTTCTGGCGTCTCTGTGCTCCGTCTGTGTACCTTTGGTATTTCAGTATTTTCTGGGGATCCATCGATCTTATTCTCGGTGGAGAGTCTACTGTTTCTAATCTTTTTATTTGTGGAAGATTCGACCGACTTGGACAATCTCGGAGATGCGGCGTCAACTGCTTTCGGTGTGCCCAATTGTTTTGGTGATTCCTCAGATTGCACAGGTGACTGGCTCTCTCGGTTCTCCTTGCTGGCCAATTTATTCTGCTTGGACTTCCCCGGAGTAATAGTTACGTGAAACCCAGAGCTGATGTGCTTCGGAATAACACTGACTCTACCACTCTTTCTACTTTTGTGGTTAGATCTGGAACTTGCCTCTCCATTCTGTTTTTCTGGAGACCTGAGAGCTTCCCGAGTTGGTGATGTCAGTGGCTCACTCTTAACATGCTTGCCCCGCTTTACTTTGGGAGACTGCTCCAATGCCGGACTACTGCTCCGCCTCTTCAAGGTTTTCCTGATAACAAAAGATGGCACGTTGAATTCAATTTCGTCATCACTCTCATCCACTAGCAGCACTGGCTGGCTGTTCCTAGAGTCCTCTTCCACCTTCACACTTTCTTCGGATGCCTGTTTCTCTTGCTTTGTATTTTTTGCACcaccaattttttttcctcttgtaGACAGCTCTACTTGATCTTTTACCTGAAATCAGAAATGATATACATTTGATGGAAAAAAAGACAGTAATGACAAACTATGGAAGTAATTAACAACATATCCGTAAAATGACTCTTCCGACCGGGTGTAATCGATGAAagagcagatatttctattggtgactgatggcagtttactgaacaacattacatgagCATTTCCTTTATTTGCAGACTAATGATATTAGTAGCAGCAACAATGGaaggaaagacagattgctacttatgtAAAGGTGACATGTTAAGCTCCAGAGAGATACAATTAAaacacacttacacataagctttaggCCACACATTGTAAATGgtaagcagctgttgaaatgctagggaaaaaaaaaaatctctcgtttcctttcattccttgtaaTAAAGGCTAGTGTAAACGTTTACCAACTTTTTAATATCTGCAGTATCGTCCCATTCCTCCCTTTTAATTGGTAAATTATACAGTTTTGGCAGTAAAATCTTCAAAAtgtacttttttttatatatattcccACATTTTGGGCATTTGAAAGTGCTTTGGGCAAATGCCCATTTATAAATGTCCTCCCCACGACTCGTATCACTACCTCTCGGGCCAGAATGCCACaattgcacctgtctgcaacttaatgtgtcatctttacactaAGTACTAACCTGCCTTTTCCTTACTTTGTTGAGATTCCAACCTGAAGTTTCCGTTGTTTGCTATTAGATGTGGTACATTTTTAGGTTAGTTAATACCTGCAAGTTCATGTGCCAAGAGCAAGCCAGTGATGCTTATTTTCTCTGGTGCAGTACCCAAACGAATGTAAACAATGCTTGAGAAAGCATTATTTAAGGCAATGTGCTGCTGGCTTGGAGGGGACACACACATTTCCAACTACTATGTATGCCACAGCTGTGCACAGAGAAGTTACAACAGTGCCACAAATATGCCACTCGGATCTTGTTTTCCAGGGTAAAACATTCCATATCAGGGACAAATCAGACTTGGCAGCATTGCATGCACCACAAAGGGTGATTTTCAGACatggaacacacaggaaatgtgaCAAATgggaatacacacattaaaaaaaaaaggttgacagAGAAGGCAAAATGGCACAGAACGAATGGCtgaggagaaatgcaaagctgtaaaATACACGTGACTATGGGAAAAAATGCCAcctataaaaaaattacagaaagcttTGTATAAAAGAGAAACAGTTATGTGAATGTCAAGACCCAAATGGCAAGCCAGTACCAATCtcagaagggaaggctgaaaggaatatatagaggggctatactaAGGAAAGAAACTTGCTGTTGGTATTATGGGAAAAGAAGAGGAAATGGGGATGTGACACTACAAGATGCGAGTACACAGGACACCCGGAGCAGATGGCATTCCTACACAATTCGACAGGTCCCCTGGAGAGCCAGTTGTAACAAAATTACTCCACCCGATAtgcgagacaggagaaatacccttgGACCTCGAGAAGAGTGACGTAATTCAAATTCCGCAGAAGCAGGTGCTGTCGTGAGAATATTACCAAACCTTCGGTTTTAAAATTCACggttgcaaaataatgacaaatttttcacataatgaatgactggtagaagccaacctgggGGATGTTCAATTTTGCCTGgaataaaatttctgaaactgtGGTCATCAGAACTAAAATACAGGATGTGAAAGTTATCTTCAACCTGTGCAGAAAGGGAGAGGTAGTTCACAGAAGGGAATGAGACTGTGTCACAGCCTACCCTCTATGTTGTCCAATCTGTACCTgtgcaagcactaaaggaaactgaGGAGAAATCTGTAAAGGCCACCACAGTTCGAGGAGGTGTAATAAGAACTtgaaggtttgccgacgacattcgGCCAGAGACAGCAAAAAGAGTGGATCAGAGACGAacacaaacaaaagtgaaatgtgggTAGTGGAACGAAGCCTAATTTAATCGGGTTTTAGAGTAGGAAATGCGACACCAAAAAAGCCGTGGCGTTTCGGTGGCGCGCCAGCGTATTTGCGAGTACCTCGCCTTCGTGCTCTCATCTTTGCTCGTGGCGTGTACCGAGTCTCGGCTGCCTTATTTCTGCCGGAGGAGTTAACTGGAGGCTCTCGCCGGGACGTGACAGTCGGCGTTCGATATTACCCGAGGCCAGAGTGTGCTCACAGTGGAGCGGGAACCGACCACGTGTACAGGACAGCTCGGTGGAGAGCACTTCCTGTCGCCTGTGACGAGGCTCGTTGCTGCCAGTTCCGGACACGGCTGCCTACGGTCATCCGCTGCCTTACTGCCGCCTGCTGTACCCGACGTGAGCCGTATCGGACGCCTGGCGAAAAGTTAAGTGAGATTGTACTTACGGCAAATGCGTAAAGGTGTTGACGGTTGCTACCTCAACAGACATTACGGGTAGTTCGAGTAACTAGTAAAGAGGTACCGGTCCGAATGGAGAGAAAAGTAATTTGGGGCACAACTCTGCCAAAGCAAAGGATCGTCGAGAGGAGATAAACTGTG belongs to Schistocerca piceifrons isolate TAMUIC-IGC-003096 chromosome 10, iqSchPice1.1, whole genome shotgun sequence and includes:
- the LOC124718853 gene encoding neurofilament heavy polypeptide-like — encoded protein: MIVPGNTIKLVDVGTSIAVLPEAESQSPVVKAVRNIKKKNAGAFIRLQPTTSQTDKTNTQKESGNATSGRGVVYLSHIPDGFYEDEMRQYFSQFGRVTRVKLARSRKTGRSRGYAFIEFQYAEVAKVVAETMNNYLLYNRLLKASYMDKQYPAAFWNQQSCGPQNCPLARNRRIEIKRKNAILNPAKELAQQGRRRRQLAKTLNRLRDAGVDHTLEVKDQVELSTRGKKIGGAKNTKQEKQASEESVKVEEDSRNSQPVLLVDESDDEIEFNVPSFVIRKTLKRRSSSPALEQSPKVKRGKHVKSEPLTSPTREALRSPEKQNGEASSRSNHKSRKSGRVSVIPKHISSGFHVTITPGKSKQNKLASKENRESQSPVQSEESPKQLGTPKAVDAASPRLSKSVESSTNKKIRNSRLSTENKIDGSPENTEIPKVHRRSTETPEILDGVTPTPVADSAVRKVSPKAVKTPKQMKNNPHTIEKRKTPKLMDVRGSVASGPEKTVLLKSNGKRISPKATPNVHCPVQKLNSVDRSPLKTPVRRKSLPLSKPNLEDKKRTGLKTPLKTPIGRKSQNWTASSGPNRSPNLMQKLGSEDKKRTGLKTPLKTPVGRKSQNWTATSGPKRSPKLMQQLGSEDKKRTGLKTPSKTPIGRKSQNWTAASSPKRSPLSHSTALKKHDSASPKASKPARKSLKLNK